In the Nicotiana tabacum cultivar K326 chromosome 16, ASM71507v2, whole genome shotgun sequence genome, one interval contains:
- the LOC107777055 gene encoding proteasome subunit beta type-7-A codes for MASKATTDVPMKGGFSFDLCRRNEMLVNKGLRGPSFLKTGTTIVGLIFQDGVILGADTRATEGPIVADKNCEKIHYMAPNIYCCGAGTAADTEAVTDMVSSQLKLHRYHTGRESRVVTALTLLKTHLFSYQGYVSAALVLGGVDVTGPHLHTIYPHGSTDTLPYATMGSGSLAAIAIFESKYREGLSKDEGIKLVAEAILSGVFNDLGSGSNVDICIITKGHTEYLRNHMLPNPRTYPQKGYSFPKRTEVLLTKITPLREVVEVIEGGDAMEE; via the exons ATGGCGTCTAAGGCAACAACGGATGTTCCTATGAAGGGTGGATTTAGCTTTGATTTGTGCAGAAGGAATGAGATGCTTGTGAATAAAGGACTTCGGGGTCCTTCTTTCCTCAAGACTGGCACTACCATCGTCGGCTTAATTTTTCAG GATGGTGTCATTCTTGGAGCAGACACACGGGCGACTGAAGGGCCAATTGTTGCTGATAAGAACTGTGAGAAGATTCATTACATGGCCCCTAACATATATTGCTGTGGAGCAGGGACAGCTGCTGATACTGAGGCAGTGACTG ACATGGTCAGTTCCCAACTGAAGCTTCATAGGTATCACACTGGTCGTGAATCCAGGGTTGTGACAGCTCTTACTCTTTTGAAGACTCATCTTTTCAG CTACCAGGGCTACGTCTCAGCTGCTTTGGTCCTTGGTGGGGTTGATGTCACAGGACCACATCTGCATACT ATTTATCCACATGGATCAACTGATACTCTGCCATATGCTACAATGGGCTCTGGTTCCCTTGCAGCGATAGCAATCTTTGAGTCAAAATACCGGGAAGGGTTAAGT AAAGATGAAGGGATAAAGCTAGTAGCAGAGGCCATATTGTCTGGGGTGTTCAATGATCTTGGTAGTGGAAGCAACGTTGATATCTGTATAATAACAAAG GGGCACACGGAGTACTTGAGGAATCATATGTTGCCTAATCCTCGCACCTATCCACAGAAGGGTTACTCATTCCCTAAAAGGACTG AAGTTCTTCTTACAAAGATTACACCATTAAGAGAGGTGGTAGAGGTAATTGAAGGTGGAGACGCTATGGAAGAATAG